The following are from one region of the Pectobacterium actinidiae genome:
- a CDS encoding 3-oxoacid CoA-transferase subunit B: MDAKELIARRVALELKNGDVVNLGIGLPTKVANYVPHGIEVTFQSENGFLGLGAVTEPDGNLVNAGGQACGMVPGAAMFDSAFSFALIRGGHVDVCVLGGLQVDEHGSLANWMVPGKMVPGMGGAMDLVVGAKKVIIALEHCAKNGDAKLLHHCTYPLTAANKVSMVVTELAVFQFIDRQMVLTEISPDITVDELRQKTEANFIVSADLKPFSIH; encoded by the coding sequence ATGGATGCGAAAGAATTAATTGCCCGCCGCGTCGCGTTGGAACTGAAAAATGGTGACGTGGTGAATTTAGGCATTGGTTTACCCACCAAAGTCGCGAATTACGTGCCGCACGGCATCGAAGTCACTTTCCAATCAGAGAACGGCTTTTTAGGCCTCGGAGCAGTTACCGAGCCGGATGGCAATCTGGTTAACGCCGGGGGGCAGGCATGCGGCATGGTGCCGGGTGCCGCCATGTTCGACAGCGCATTTTCCTTTGCGCTAATTCGCGGCGGCCATGTCGATGTCTGCGTGCTGGGCGGCTTGCAGGTCGATGAACACGGCAGCCTCGCTAACTGGATGGTGCCAGGGAAAATGGTGCCCGGCATGGGCGGCGCGATGGATCTGGTCGTCGGCGCGAAGAAGGTCATTATCGCGCTGGAACACTGCGCCAAAAATGGCGATGCAAAATTACTGCACCACTGCACCTACCCGCTGACCGCCGCCAATAAAGTCAGCATGGTCGTCACCGAACTGGCGGTCTTCCAATTTATTGACCGACAAATGGTGCTGACCGAAATCAGCCCTGACATCACCGTGGACGAACTACGCCAAAAAACCGAGGCGAACTTCATCGTGTCCGCCGATTTAAAACCATTTAGCATTCATTAA
- a CDS encoding AAA family ATPase has translation MDHSDKPYLQRVYFHPQKTLDPHTYPLTIPAINDIEKIRFHPDVTFLVGENGSGKSTLLEAVAIAMGFNPEGGSRNFNFSTRDSHSRLSDSLRIVKGIKRPRTGYFLRAESFFNVATEIENIDPGLIQLAYGGVSLHQQSHGESFMALLNHRFDANGFYLLDEPEAALSPTRQLTALARIHQLVNAGCQFIIATHSPIMLAYPNAVIYQFNENGIQQVAWQDTEHYQITRQLLNNPQGMIKILLDDEDETGEST, from the coding sequence GTGGATCACAGTGATAAGCCCTATTTGCAGCGCGTCTATTTCCATCCGCAAAAAACACTCGACCCGCATACTTATCCATTGACCATTCCGGCGATAAACGATATCGAAAAGATCCGTTTTCACCCTGATGTCACCTTTCTGGTTGGCGAGAACGGCTCTGGGAAATCGACGCTATTAGAAGCCGTGGCCATCGCTATGGGGTTCAACCCAGAAGGCGGTTCGCGTAACTTCAATTTCAGCACCCGAGATTCCCATTCCAGGCTGAGTGACTCCCTCCGCATCGTCAAAGGCATAAAACGCCCGCGTACCGGCTATTTTTTACGAGCAGAAAGTTTTTTCAATGTCGCGACAGAGATAGAAAATATCGATCCTGGCCTGATTCAACTGGCTTACGGTGGCGTTTCGCTACATCAGCAGTCGCACGGCGAATCGTTTATGGCGCTGTTAAATCACCGCTTCGATGCCAACGGGTTTTATTTGCTGGACGAACCAGAGGCCGCGCTGTCTCCCACTCGACAGCTCACCGCACTGGCGCGTATCCATCAATTGGTGAACGCGGGGTGTCAGTTCATCATCGCCACCCACTCGCCTATTATGCTGGCCTACCCCAATGCAGTGATCTATCAATTCAATGAAAACGGTATTCAGCAGGTCGCATGGCAGGATACGGAGCACTATCAAATCACGCGGCAACTTTTAAATAATCCGCAGGGCATGATTAAGATATTACTCGACGATGAGGATGAGACTGGCGAAAGCACTTAG
- a CDS encoding acyclic terpene utilization AtuA family protein encodes MKTIRIGSGAGYAGDRIEPAVELAQKGDIQYLVFECLAERTIAIGQKQKQQNPEKGYNELLADRMHAVLPLCLEKGIKIITNMGSANPVAAGQRVLEIAKELGASKLKIAVVTGDDVHSVLIAQDSKLDEIGLPVSRCGKDILSANAYLGADALVEALRQGADVIIAGRVSDPSLFLSAMMYEFDWAADDWDHLGKGTCLGHLLECAGQITGGYYADPGVKDIPNLDRLGFPIAEISEDGSAVITKVEGSGGRVCVDTCKEQLLYEIHRPDSYITPDVIADFSHVTFTQDGENRVRVQGATGRAKTDTLKVSVGYQDGFIGEGEISYAGPGAVARGRLALDIVKKRFALCQLDPQEVRYDLIGVDSLHGAKRSQRSEPYEVRARVAARCTSRAQAVKVGNEVETLYTNGPAGGGGVNKAVKEILAMDSTLLSRACVTPAVDYLEIK; translated from the coding sequence ATGAAAACAATTCGTATTGGTTCCGGCGCTGGCTATGCGGGCGATCGCATTGAACCGGCTGTAGAACTGGCTCAAAAAGGTGACATTCAATATCTGGTATTTGAATGTCTGGCAGAACGCACTATCGCTATCGGTCAAAAACAGAAGCAGCAGAATCCAGAAAAAGGCTACAACGAGCTGCTGGCCGACCGCATGCACGCCGTGCTACCACTCTGTCTGGAAAAAGGCATCAAAATCATCACCAATATGGGCTCGGCTAACCCTGTCGCCGCAGGTCAGCGCGTTTTGGAAATCGCCAAAGAGCTCGGCGCAAGCAAGCTGAAGATCGCGGTCGTTACCGGTGACGATGTGCATTCGGTGCTGATCGCCCAGGATTCCAAGCTGGATGAGATTGGTCTGCCCGTTTCACGCTGCGGTAAAGACATTCTTTCCGCCAACGCCTATCTGGGTGCGGATGCGCTGGTTGAAGCGTTGCGTCAGGGTGCAGATGTGATTATTGCCGGTCGCGTTTCCGATCCATCTCTGTTCCTGTCCGCCATGATGTATGAATTCGACTGGGCTGCCGATGACTGGGATCACTTGGGCAAAGGCACCTGCCTCGGCCACCTATTGGAGTGTGCGGGACAAATCACCGGTGGCTACTACGCCGATCCCGGCGTTAAAGATATTCCTAATCTTGACCGTTTGGGCTTCCCGATCGCAGAAATTAGCGAAGATGGCAGCGCCGTGATTACCAAAGTTGAAGGTTCCGGCGGCCGCGTCTGCGTAGACACCTGTAAAGAACAACTGCTGTACGAAATCCACCGCCCGGACAGCTACATCACCCCGGACGTCATTGCCGATTTCAGTCACGTGACATTTACGCAAGACGGCGAGAACCGCGTGCGCGTACAGGGGGCAACCGGACGGGCAAAAACCGACACGCTGAAAGTGTCTGTCGGCTATCAGGACGGGTTTATCGGTGAAGGTGAAATTTCTTACGCTGGTCCCGGTGCCGTGGCGCGTGGCCGTTTAGCGCTGGATATCGTCAAAAAGCGTTTTGCGCTGTGCCAGCTTGATCCTCAGGAAGTGCGTTACGACCTGATCGGCGTTGATTCACTGCACGGTGCAAAGCGGTCGCAACGCAGCGAACCGTATGAAGTTCGCGCTCGCGTCGCAGCACGCTGCACCTCCAGAGCACAAGCGGTGAAAGTGGGTAACGAAGTTGAAACGCTCTATACCAATGGCCCGGCAGGCGGTGGCGGTGTGAATAAAGCGGTGAAAGAAATATTGGCAATGGATTCCACCCTGTTGTCTCGCGCCTGCGTCACACCAGCCGTTGATTATCTGGAGATTAAATAA
- a CDS encoding autotransporter domain-containing protein: MTAARRFSLKRTVSLKNHVFRQSIIAANISLALLMLAGCGSGGGGGGETASVAPTSPPTTTPTTPTAPTTPTTPDTPDTPTASAVKVGIIDSGLEAARPEFNYSNLHFTSFVGGSQLNDNQGVNGHGTLVALALAGLATESYAGGVAPDSELYIAQTSLNNRFDYQNTTSAVNWLLNSGVKIINMSYGQDERLTTTETFNSARNNFSYLLVRNELKSIVDAEALSIVATGNNAGSTPSPNTQIPLIFGETSLQKGILAVTGYIPEWVGQEGNERPAEMYLFDKCGNVAVYCMSAPGYVDYPVAGSSASERSHGTSFAAPRVAGGASRVQAVYPWMTGYNLQQTLLTTATYHTDGYTRYDAENSYYEIIRDSDGNVTGSVFHPAYISVADTANGRPYNDTFGWGDLNVEKAVKGPAMFYADNFTARLTAGDYTFANNISGDYGLIVNGASNAGGVLHLTGNNTYKGDTQITANSLYVDGSIAGNASVSGSGTLAGKGRIGGNVSNTGLVATTADGGLTVAGNYTQGSNGLLNVTLANPFTVEGSAALDGTLRIGLPSNTYIVQTQETLLHSNQGISGTFRTTDLGLFLTGNLTYGSNDVTGAFSRLNTVEAATSSGLHSAAQLQTAANIESALQVADRWSTLSSTNEQQSSLLAKAAAFQQLGSASAAATALDSLSGQAHASSNAILFNSLDYQNQLLNNRLDLLGNGKNYGLWIETGKLRGDLKQSGYLGSHYDITLTAIGTDTDFNTPGLRAGIAYTNSQIKADYDGSGGSSENELHGVMTYARYNLTPEWYVQGNLSYQHGRDKLKRAILLNNVEAVSSSTSSDSWQSLLKTGYELALNDIFSVQPYAGLKYSYLSTGGFTDTGSALGLTGEGNDYSRTVGLTGLNLRALLQWNQGWWSSVGVSGEYQHAFTNPSLDVSARWSGLGREGERLDIPGIRLDKDSQWAGVRLDVGKAADARFFLRADKHFADRGNEEVLRGGVDVSF, encoded by the coding sequence ATGACAGCAGCGCGGCGATTCTCATTAAAAAGAACCGTTTCATTAAAAAATCACGTATTCAGGCAGTCAATCATCGCGGCCAATATCAGTCTCGCATTGCTGATGTTGGCAGGCTGTGGCAGTGGTGGAGGTGGCGGCGGTGAAACCGCCAGCGTCGCGCCAACATCGCCGCCCACAACGACACCGACTACGCCGACAGCGCCAACCACACCTACGACGCCGGATACGCCGGATACGCCGACAGCATCCGCCGTTAAAGTCGGGATTATTGATTCCGGGCTGGAAGCGGCTCGCCCGGAATTTAATTACAGCAATCTACATTTCACCTCTTTTGTCGGCGGTTCACAGCTTAACGATAATCAGGGCGTTAACGGCCACGGCACACTGGTGGCACTGGCGCTGGCAGGTCTGGCGACGGAAAGCTATGCGGGAGGCGTCGCACCGGACAGCGAACTCTATATTGCGCAAACGTCGTTAAATAACCGCTTCGATTACCAAAACACCACGTCTGCCGTAAATTGGCTGCTCAATTCTGGCGTGAAAATCATCAATATGTCCTATGGACAAGATGAGCGGTTGACGACCACCGAGACATTTAACAGCGCCAGAAACAATTTTAGCTATCTCTTAGTGCGTAACGAATTGAAAAGCATCGTCGATGCCGAAGCGCTGAGTATTGTCGCCACGGGGAACAATGCGGGTTCCACGCCGTCACCCAATACCCAGATCCCGCTGATTTTTGGCGAGACCTCGCTGCAAAAAGGCATTTTGGCCGTCACGGGCTACATCCCCGAATGGGTTGGTCAGGAAGGCAATGAGCGCCCTGCTGAAATGTATCTTTTTGATAAATGCGGCAATGTCGCCGTCTACTGCATGAGCGCACCGGGCTATGTTGATTATCCCGTTGCGGGCAGCAGCGCTTCAGAGCGTTCGCACGGTACCTCCTTCGCGGCTCCACGCGTTGCAGGCGGGGCTTCACGAGTACAGGCCGTCTACCCGTGGATGACCGGATATAACCTGCAACAGACGTTGCTCACTACCGCGACCTACCACACCGATGGGTATACTCGCTACGATGCAGAGAACTCTTACTACGAAATCATTCGAGACAGCGATGGCAACGTCACAGGAAGTGTTTTCCATCCGGCCTATATTTCGGTAGCCGACACCGCCAACGGACGCCCTTATAACGATACCTTTGGCTGGGGCGATCTGAACGTCGAAAAAGCGGTGAAAGGCCCGGCCATGTTTTATGCCGATAACTTCACCGCGCGTTTAACCGCAGGCGACTACACGTTCGCTAACAATATCAGCGGCGATTACGGCCTGATCGTTAACGGTGCCAGCAATGCAGGAGGCGTTCTGCATTTAACTGGCAACAACACCTATAAAGGCGATACGCAAATCACCGCTAACAGCTTGTACGTTGACGGCTCCATTGCGGGCAACGCCAGCGTATCCGGTTCCGGCACGCTGGCAGGAAAAGGCCGCATTGGCGGTAATGTGAGTAACACGGGTCTCGTTGCCACCACTGCGGATGGCGGGCTGACCGTCGCAGGCAATTACACTCAAGGCAGCAACGGCCTGCTGAACGTGACGCTAGCAAATCCGTTCACCGTTGAAGGCAGTGCAGCACTGGATGGCACATTGCGCATTGGCCTGCCCAGCAATACCTACATCGTCCAAACGCAGGAAACACTGCTGCACAGCAATCAGGGCATCAGCGGCACGTTTCGCACTACCGATCTTGGGCTATTCCTGACGGGGAACCTGACTTACGGCAGCAACGATGTCACAGGCGCATTCAGCCGCCTGAACACCGTAGAGGCAGCCACCAGCAGCGGCTTGCACAGCGCCGCACAGTTGCAGACCGCCGCCAATATCGAATCGGCGCTACAGGTTGCCGACCGCTGGTCAACGTTGTCCTCAACCAACGAGCAGCAATCCAGTTTGCTGGCGAAAGCGGCCGCCTTCCAGCAGTTAGGCAGTGCGAGTGCTGCCGCTACCGCGCTGGATTCGCTATCCGGTCAGGCGCACGCCTCCAGCAATGCCATTTTGTTTAACAGTCTGGATTATCAGAACCAACTGCTGAACAACCGGCTGGATCTGTTAGGGAATGGGAAAAACTACGGGCTGTGGATTGAAACCGGCAAGCTACGCGGCGACCTGAAACAGTCTGGCTATCTGGGCAGCCATTACGATATCACTCTGACCGCCATCGGTACGGACACCGACTTCAACACACCGGGGCTACGCGCCGGGATTGCCTATACCAACAGCCAGATCAAAGCAGACTACGACGGTAGCGGCGGCAGCAGTGAGAATGAACTGCACGGGGTGATGACCTATGCGCGCTATAACCTCACGCCAGAATGGTACGTTCAGGGCAACCTGAGCTATCAGCACGGCCGCGACAAGCTGAAGCGCGCTATTCTGCTGAACAATGTCGAAGCCGTTTCAAGCAGCACCTCAAGCGATAGCTGGCAGAGCCTGCTCAAAACCGGCTACGAGTTGGCGCTCAACGATATCTTTAGCGTGCAGCCCTATGCAGGACTCAAGTACAGCTACCTGTCCACCGGCGGCTTTACGGATACTGGCAGCGCATTGGGTCTGACGGGTGAAGGCAACGATTATTCGCGTACCGTAGGTCTGACAGGGCTTAACCTGCGCGCCCTGCTGCAATGGAATCAGGGATGGTGGAGCAGCGTCGGCGTGAGCGGCGAGTATCAGCATGCGTTCACCAACCCATCGCTTGATGTCTCCGCCCGCTGGAGCGGACTGGGCCGCGAAGGAGAACGTCTCGATATTCCAGGCATTCGACTGGATAAAGACTCGCAGTGGGCGGGCGTGAGACTGGACGTCGGTAAAGCGGCGGATGCCCGTTTCTTCCTGCGTGCTGACAAACACTTTGCCGATCGTGGTAACGAAGAAGTGCTGCGCGGCGGCGTCGACGTTTCCTTCTGA
- the ypfH gene encoding esterase, translating into MSQDYVVVQQPSEANRLILLFHGVGDTAAGMAQIGRYFAAALPQAMVISIAGPFSSGYGDGRQWFSVQGITEENRFSRIEANLPRFIDTVRHWQDQSGVSAENTVLVGFSQGSIMSLEALKSESSLAGHIIAFSGRFAVLPEKAFTDVDVHLIHGDADGVIVVGHAHAAAQRFQEMGTSFTLDIVPAVGHGIDERMLKQALAYLK; encoded by the coding sequence GTGAGTCAAGATTATGTTGTTGTTCAGCAGCCTTCGGAAGCAAATCGGTTAATCCTGCTGTTTCATGGCGTGGGCGATACCGCCGCGGGTATGGCGCAGATTGGGCGCTATTTTGCTGCCGCATTGCCACAGGCGATGGTGATCAGCATCGCTGGACCGTTCAGCAGTGGCTATGGCGACGGTCGGCAGTGGTTCTCTGTTCAGGGAATCACGGAAGAGAATCGTTTCTCCCGCATTGAAGCAAACCTGCCACGTTTTATTGATACCGTACGCCACTGGCAGGATCAAAGCGGCGTGAGTGCGGAAAACACTGTGCTGGTAGGCTTCTCGCAGGGCAGTATTATGTCGCTGGAGGCATTGAAGTCTGAATCCTCGCTGGCTGGGCACATTATTGCATTTAGCGGTCGCTTTGCTGTGTTGCCAGAAAAGGCATTTACCGATGTCGATGTGCACCTGATTCACGGTGATGCGGACGGCGTGATTGTGGTTGGGCATGCTCACGCTGCCGCTCAGCGTTTTCAGGAAATGGGGACGTCGTTTACGTTGGATATCGTCCCCGCTGTCGGACACGGCATTGATGAACGGATGTTGAAGCAGGCGTTGGCCTACCTCAAATAA
- a CDS encoding DUF1272 domain-containing protein has protein sequence MLELRPNCEHCDCDLPPDAETYICSYECTFCPDCADTVFHHVCPNCGGELVKRPVRPTRCLTNDPASTIRIIKPH, from the coding sequence ATGCTGGAATTACGCCCCAACTGTGAGCACTGCGATTGTGATTTACCGCCGGATGCCGAAACGTATATCTGTTCCTATGAGTGCACGTTCTGTCCTGACTGTGCGGATACCGTCTTTCACCACGTCTGCCCGAACTGCGGCGGCGAACTGGTTAAACGACCCGTTCGTCCAACACGCTGTTTGACGAACGATCCGGCTTCAACGATCCGGATTATCAAACCGCACTGA
- a CDS encoding AtuA-related protein — MKLREIAHSRTGDKGNTSNISLIAYRAEDYDVLKEKITAEKVKDWFADIVTGDVVRYELPSIGALNFVMYGALGGGVTRSLALDMHGKGLSSAILDIDI, encoded by the coding sequence ATGAAACTACGTGAAATTGCTCACTCTCGTACCGGCGATAAAGGAAATACCTCCAATATTTCGCTCATTGCTTACCGTGCGGAAGATTACGACGTGCTGAAAGAAAAGATCACTGCCGAAAAAGTGAAGGACTGGTTTGCCGATATCGTGACGGGAGATGTCGTCCGCTATGAGTTACCCAGCATTGGCGCACTGAACTTCGTCATGTACGGCGCACTCGGCGGCGGTGTCACCCGCTCGCTGGCGCTGGACATGCACGGCAAAGGATTAAGCTCAGCCATACTGGATATCGATATTTAA
- a CDS encoding CitMHS family transporter gives MLALIGVLTIATLLFFIMTKRMSPLVALIVIPVLGALAAGSGTDTAKYVVDGITKLAPMAAMFVFAIAFFGVITDAGMFDPIIKGILRMVGTSPVKIIIGTGVLALIAHLDGNGAVTFLITIPAMLPLFNKLGMDKRILVGITALSAGVNFLPWTGPMIRAAAALNTTTHDLFIPLIPAQICGLTFMVLMGYYWGKKEEKRLGLAAGNPLAGGTQSITAEKHVKELTDAEKALRRPKMFWINIALVLAVIGTMVFTKISPTVAFMIALTLALMFNYPNVEMQKERINAHAKAALMMASILFAAGAFTGIMSGTGMLKAMSLSAVSFVPESFASHIPFIVGLISMPLSLVFDPDSYYFGIMPVIAHTVDMLGVPPIQVAQASVLGQMTTGFPVSPLTPATFLLVSLAGVDLADHQKFSIPVLWAASVIMTFACVIFGVFPL, from the coding sequence ATGCTGGCTCTCATCGGGGTACTCACCATAGCTACCCTGCTCTTTTTCATCATGACAAAGCGAATGTCGCCTCTGGTGGCACTTATCGTTATTCCCGTTCTCGGTGCGCTCGCGGCAGGTAGCGGCACCGATACCGCAAAATATGTGGTGGACGGCATCACCAAACTGGCACCAATGGCGGCGATGTTTGTTTTCGCCATCGCCTTTTTCGGTGTCATCACTGACGCTGGCATGTTTGATCCTATTATCAAAGGGATCTTACGCATGGTCGGCACCAGCCCGGTCAAAATCATTATCGGTACGGGTGTATTAGCACTGATTGCCCACCTGGACGGTAACGGTGCCGTCACCTTCCTAATCACCATTCCCGCGATGTTGCCGCTGTTTAATAAGCTCGGTATGGATAAGCGCATTTTGGTCGGCATCACCGCACTCAGCGCTGGTGTTAACTTCCTGCCATGGACTGGGCCAATGATCCGTGCCGCCGCCGCGTTAAACACCACCACCCACGATCTGTTTATTCCGCTCATCCCGGCACAGATCTGCGGCCTGACCTTCATGGTGCTCATGGGCTATTACTGGGGCAAGAAAGAAGAGAAGCGTCTGGGGTTGGCAGCGGGTAATCCACTGGCTGGCGGTACGCAATCCATCACGGCTGAAAAGCATGTGAAAGAGCTGACCGATGCGGAAAAAGCCCTGCGTCGTCCGAAAATGTTCTGGATCAATATCGCGCTGGTGCTTGCCGTTATCGGCACCATGGTGTTTACCAAAATTTCACCGACGGTCGCCTTCATGATCGCCTTGACGCTGGCACTGATGTTCAACTATCCCAACGTTGAAATGCAAAAAGAGCGCATCAACGCCCACGCCAAAGCCGCGCTGATGATGGCCAGCATCCTGTTCGCTGCGGGTGCCTTCACCGGCATTATGAGCGGCACCGGCATGCTGAAAGCCATGTCGCTTTCCGCAGTCAGCTTTGTACCAGAATCTTTTGCTTCCCACATTCCGTTTATTGTCGGCTTGATTTCCATGCCGCTGAGTCTGGTGTTTGACCCCGATTCGTATTACTTCGGCATCATGCCAGTCATTGCTCACACCGTGGACATGCTGGGCGTACCGCCGATTCAGGTTGCACAGGCTTCCGTCTTAGGCCAGATGACCACCGGTTTCCCGGTTAGTCCGCTGACGCCAGCCACCTTCCTGCTGGTCAGCCTCGCGGGGGTCGATCTCGCCGACCACCAGAAATTCTCGATTCCTGTGCTCTGGGCCGCCAGCGTCATCATGACGTTCGCCTGCGTCATCTTCGGAGTCTTCCCCTTATAG
- the atoD gene encoding acetate CoA-transferase subunit alpha, whose translation MNNKVIDASHFRSYLFDGMTIMFGGFMGVGTPKLLVDEIIKSGVSDLTLIGNDTGFIDTGVGPLIVSGQVKKLITSHIGTNPETGRRMLSGELDVELVPQGTLAERIRSGGAGLGGFLTPTGVGTIVEENKQKITINDITYLLELPIKADLALLQASIADTSGNLIYHLTARNFNPIIALAAKKVVAQCEQIIPVGQLAPECIVTPAALVDHLYLGEK comes from the coding sequence ATGAATAATAAAGTCATTGATGCCAGCCATTTCCGTTCTTATTTATTTGACGGAATGACAATTATGTTCGGTGGTTTTATGGGCGTCGGAACACCGAAATTATTGGTAGATGAAATCATTAAATCCGGCGTCTCTGATTTAACACTCATCGGAAATGATACCGGATTTATTGATACCGGCGTTGGGCCATTAATTGTCAGCGGTCAGGTAAAAAAACTGATTACCTCACATATTGGTACGAACCCGGAAACCGGGCGCCGCATGCTCTCCGGTGAACTTGACGTAGAGTTGGTGCCGCAAGGGACGCTGGCGGAACGTATTCGCAGCGGCGGCGCTGGCTTAGGCGGTTTTCTGACGCCAACGGGCGTTGGCACTATCGTCGAAGAGAATAAACAAAAAATAACCATTAACGATATTACCTATTTATTAGAACTTCCCATTAAAGCAGATCTCGCCCTATTGCAGGCCAGCATTGCCGACACGAGCGGAAACCTTATTTACCACCTCACTGCCCGTAATTTTAACCCGATCATTGCGCTTGCAGCGAAGAAAGTCGTGGCGCAATGCGAGCAGATTATTCCGGTTGGGCAACTTGCACCGGAATGTATTGTCACCCCAGCGGCGCTGGTCGATCACCTTTATTTGGGAGAAAAATAA
- a CDS encoding acetyl-CoA C-acetyltransferase, producing MNDSVVIVNAKRTAIGKFAGSLANTSAIEMASATIRDCLSTLPDTLAIDEVILGNVLQAGLGQNPAHQASHAAGLSFETPSLTVSKVCGSGLKAVVLGAQSILSGDNQVCVTGGMENMSAAPYLLDKARHGYRMGNGKLVDIMINDGLWCAFNNYHMGTTAENIAERYQLTREEQDRVALASQQKAVAAIDAGRFKAEITPLSLRSKKETRIFEQDEFPRADTTLASLAALRPAFSTNGTVTAGNASGINDAAATLVLMRESEAKKQGITPLARIRSWASAGVPSEVMGLGPIPATQKALIKAGLTIGDIDLIEANEAFAAQFLAVQRDLQLDPEKVNVNGGAIALGHPIGASGARILVTLVHALHSYNKTLGLATLCIGGGQGIAMIVERV from the coding sequence ATGAACGATTCCGTTGTTATTGTTAATGCCAAGCGCACCGCGATTGGTAAATTCGCAGGCAGTCTGGCCAATACGTCTGCTATCGAGATGGCCTCTGCCACCATCCGTGACTGCCTGTCGACGCTGCCAGACACGCTGGCAATTGATGAGGTGATTCTCGGCAACGTGCTGCAAGCCGGCCTGGGGCAAAACCCCGCGCATCAGGCCAGCCATGCCGCAGGGCTTTCCTTTGAAACGCCATCGTTGACCGTCAGCAAAGTCTGCGGCTCAGGCCTGAAGGCCGTCGTGCTGGGCGCACAGTCTATTCTGTCCGGCGACAATCAGGTCTGCGTGACGGGCGGAATGGAAAATATGAGTGCAGCGCCTTATCTGCTGGACAAAGCGCGCCACGGTTACCGCATGGGGAATGGCAAGCTCGTTGACATCATGATTAACGACGGCCTGTGGTGCGCGTTTAACAATTACCACATGGGCACCACGGCAGAAAATATCGCCGAGCGCTATCAGCTCACGCGTGAAGAGCAAGATCGGGTGGCGCTGGCATCACAGCAGAAAGCCGTTGCTGCGATTGACGCGGGTCGCTTCAAAGCCGAAATTACCCCGCTGTCACTGCGCAGCAAAAAAGAGACGCGGATTTTCGAGCAGGATGAATTCCCCCGTGCAGACACTACGCTGGCGTCGCTGGCGGCGTTACGTCCAGCTTTTTCCACGAACGGCACGGTTACCGCAGGCAATGCATCCGGCATTAACGATGCTGCCGCGACGCTGGTGTTAATGCGTGAATCCGAAGCGAAAAAACAGGGTATTACCCCGCTGGCGCGCATCCGCAGTTGGGCTTCTGCTGGCGTGCCGAGTGAAGTCATGGGGCTGGGTCCAATTCCCGCGACGCAAAAAGCGCTTATCAAAGCAGGGCTAACGATCGGTGATATCGACCTGATTGAAGCTAACGAAGCCTTTGCCGCACAGTTTCTGGCCGTGCAACGCGATCTCCAACTCGATCCCGAAAAGGTGAACGTTAACGGCGGTGCGATTGCACTGGGTCACCCTATCGGTGCGAGCGGTGCGCGTATTCTCGTCACGCTGGTACACGCGCTGCATAGCTATAACAAAACGTTGGGATTAGCGACGCTGTGCATCGGCGGCGGCCAAGGTATTGCGATGATCGTTGAGCGCGTTTAA